ATACTGTAGGTAAACTACTGTAGATGTGTATGACATATGGAAttttatattatgttaaaaAGTTGAATAATTTTTGCACTACAGCTGAAAAACCAAGACAGACACTTAGAATGAAAAGAGCTCTGCACACCAAATATAATCCCCACTGAGCATGTTAGGATGGGAATTATACTTTGAGGTGACTACATGGTGACTGGGACAGTAGAAATGAAGTTCTTAAAGAGTTCAAGGAGGGAGTAAAGACAGGAGGTCCTGTTTGGCTTATAACCTCGCTGTGTACAACCAGCAGCGCACGGTGACACTTCGGTGCGCGGATCTCTTGAGGTTAATCACATTAGACAGCAACTTATCAAGATAAAGttagacacaaacactgaactcCTTAAACTCGCGGTCATAACGTGGCACTGAAAGCAGCGGAGCAGCTCCGGTGCCCGCAGCGCACCTGCTCGTTGCGTACAGCAGCTCCAAAAGGTGAGATACGAACTACTAATGAACGCCACAGCTGTAAACTGTGACGGTCAGGTTCACTGTAAATCAAATGTCAgcaaaatgcatgtttttaacTTTGTCTAAAAAATGCCAACCCTCGTGCCACTCACGTTGCTTTCACGCTGCCGCGTGCGCTCCAATTTACACCACAAACATTAGTTAAAGCCGAAAATTTGCGACCAAACTGTCAGACAAAATAGTGGGCAAACTGAGTTTAAGTGCCTTCAGCTTCCACTTCATTCCCCGGCTGTGGCGTAAAACAAGACCGCGCATATGCTGTGTACGTACAAACATCTCCAGGTAATCCTCCTTACCTTTAAAAACTTCCCCTCGCGCGGACAACAGCAGGGTTATCGCAGCAAACAAGCAATTGATAACTTTATCCATGTCGACAGCCTCCGTCGTAGCGTTAACCCCCAGCCGCGGGGTTAACTGGCAactcttcttttctttacagCAACTTGAATCCTACCTATACTTTTAGGAGTGTTAcgtctaaaaaaaaaagtcttcacCCTGTCCTCCGTCCCTGTGCGTGCTGTCGGGGGGGAAGGGAGTGGAGAGGACACTGTCGCCGACACGGCTGCTCCTTGCCGGCTTGCTCCACACTTGGAGGAggaatgtgtgagtgagtccTGATTCCTGAATTACGCCTGGATTGAGTGGTCCGGCAGCTCCAGGAGAGCAGCGGCTGCGCGCGCGCTGTCTGGCCGGTAGAGGGCACGTGTGAGCCCCGCCTGTGAGTGAGGACAGGCTGAGgtgtcccctcctcctcctcctcctcctgcctctgactgtgactctgtTGGCGTTTATTTGGACCAGCTGTGGAGACTGAAATTAGTAGAGGTAAAACAGTGCAGTTAACCTGGGCCATGTAAAAATCTGTGGGCTGTTAACCCAGTCAGCCATCTTTAATTTAAGGTGGCAATCAATCAGTAACATCGGTTCAAGGTTTATCATAAGCTCATTTCTAATATTAACAAAAATCTGTTATATCAGAATCTGAATTTTTGAATTATCTTTTGTCGGTGTTAACTTTACTCCCTCATTATTCCCACAGACTATTTcatctgtaaaaacaataataactgtaaaatcacagtttttccATTATGTTtatctttcttctcttctgACTTTATTAAAACCAAATATGTAGAAAGGTATTGAATTTTTAATCCTTCCTTTTGCTACTAACTCAATTTGAACATTGAGgtgataaaacactgaaataaccATAAAGTAATATTAATGCAACAAATAGGGAAATGTTTTATATGCCATATGAGATATGcagagcaaataaaaacaaattttgcTTGCCATTTGCAAACAAGCAAATACCAACAAGCTGTTATTGAAACtccaaaacagaaaatcaaataGACTTCTTTAAGAGTTGGGTGGGTGCTGCATAATACAAGTACTGTCAACACATGATCTTATTCTCATACACCTAAAATGAAGATCGCATTTCCTAAAATATGTTCATATCATGTCTTTTAAGGACGTTTGACATTATAGAAATTATTCTACGTTAGcataattttctgtctttatgctaagctaagctaactagcagCTGGGTTATATCAGTCTTCTTGGAAGAGAGTGAatttttcccaaaatatcaaactgttcCTTCATGACTAATGCCAGCCCACATgtgaaaacctttaaaactgaaataaactcaACATAGAGTTAATGAAATAATTCATTGGTCACCACTGGTAGATTCATTTTGGCTCAAATCTAGGCCCTCCACTAAATAAGCTACACAAGCCTTTTTCATGCTCAACTACTTGACACCTTAATTTATGAACTTAATATAACTTACAAACTTAAAATCTTTGCCAGCTGGATTCTTAATCATAGTTCGCACTGTGTGTCCTCTCTGATCAAATTCGCACATTGATCCTGTTAAAGGGAAACCTGGGCTGACATTCAAGAGGACCTCATCAGGTGACCTGGAAAAACAGGACtgcatcatcacacacacacagacacatacacacacgcacacacacacacagttttgttttttttcagcttcaatgaatcaataatgatgctttactttaaaatatgcaaatatttgtgTAAAATTAGTCTTATCTGAGACAGCAAGTGCAAACAGCACCAGGGTATTCTCACAGCAATATCAAATACAGTGATGGAGAAGCAACTAATGACAAAGTCAAACAATGTCATTCCCTTATTGTTTTtgcatgcataaacacacatggcGATTTCACTTGTACCAGCACTTTTCATGGCTAATTAAAATGCGGCAAGATTGACGTGGGTCCACATTTAGTTTCAAAATGACCTCCTGTTGTCAAGGATATATGGCTCCAGTGGTTGTTTTTCTACACAAGTCCACCAAACAATGGCTGGAGCGTTTCATAGAAACACCAGTGGTCTCTTTGTGGTCTTTTAGGTATTGTCTTGGCTTCAGCAGTTCTGTTGCCAGGAATGCATGAATGCCAGCCTGAGCAGAGGTGTCATGGGAGTTGGTGAGAATGTAACTCCTCTGATTGGATAGAGGATTGAATGGATAACATCATtgtctgcagagaaagagagagagagagcgtgtttgtgagtgtgtgattgaGGGGTGTGTTTCAGCGGTTCTCCATAAACACAGTCCTAAGTCATgttcaataaataaatcataataatatagtaatatcCTTCACCAGTGGCTCCAACCATTTATCCATTTAGCTAACTATTTTAATCGTATATCCATTTTCATGCTCTCTTAATCACAAAATGTCCTGTTAAGGTGATAAATCTGACTCAATATGTGTAtaaatttctattttctatCTCTCCAAGTAACACCTGGCAGCTGCTGGTTAGGAATTACTGCAAAAAAAAGCCCATGTGCCACTTCCATTACTGAAAATACTTTATGTTGGcctgacacttttttttaacccagCAACATTTCCCAAGCTTACTTTCCATCATGCTCTCAAAGCAAGACACAGAAAAGCTTTGACATCACCCTGATTGGATGGAAAAGACCAGACCAGCATCAAAAGATTCCATATTTAGGCCTCAAAGGTTACAGCAGTGGGCCGCCGTTCCAGTGACTCACGGTTGCTGATTTCTGAAACAACATcctgagtgagtgaatgagtgataTTGACATTTCATTGTGGAGAGTCACCGGCAAATCTATTCCCCTTCATATTTTTCCCCACAGGCATGGTTTAAAATCAGTTAAACATAAGAACAATGAGATAAATAACACTTGGTAGTAATTGACATAAGTGGGAGTATAATGCTGTTTGTCAATAAGTGCCAATCACCTCACCCTATGTGAGGAGTCTCAGTGTGACTGAATAAATCACACAAACTGCAGTACAAAAAGAAAGACTTATTAAGTCTCTCCTCGTGTGGCTGCCAGACAACAgtgattttgtcatttaattccATTGTGATTATCCTGTGCCTTGATTGTCACAAGCTCAATACGAGATTGATTAGCTGTCCTTCATTATGGGGAGCCACTCGCTGCCAGTGATGCTAAACTGTTTTCTAAGCTTTCGGCTTATAAATGCATAATGCCTTTGAATGAAGAACACGGGTGCCAATCTGTGTTCTACCTGGTTGTTATATCTTGCCCAGTGTCTCATTATAAAGCAAAGTTATCAGAGCATGCAGCAATTAAATAAGATCAGAAAATCCTGCAAAAGCCTGGTAACTGCAGTCATGGGTGATCCCTAGTGCAGAGCTGACCACCAGTGAGTGAGCAGTGTTCATAGTAAAGGATCGCTTTAATTAATTGTCATAgtggttaaagtgtgttttactTGACTGCACACAAGACACCCCAAACATCACCTTGTTTTTTCAATCACAAATAAGTTTGAATCTACTAGTTGCTTAAGTCACTGatggaaaatgtctgtttctatATATGTGTagtctttattttatcttaaacaCGTGATGCAACTAGATAAAGTCACTGTATATTGTATTATCACAAGAATAGTAACATCACCATGGAACACTAATACCTGAATTCAGGTCATCTGCCTCACATTGAAGCAATATCTTTATAGGTGCTTTATTTGACAACATGTCCCATGATCACTATCTAGGACAAAGACTTATTCAGGAGGGGTTCATCTATCATGAATGCGtgggttgtgtgtgtatctgtgtgtgtgtgtgtgagtgtgtgtgtctcagagaaagagagagagagagagttagtgGATAGCTCAGCGTTCACTTTGACTAATGCAGTAACAGGTACACACCAACAGAGGTCacttttttagtcttttttttttttttacagtccaTTCAATCTTCAATGCACATTTCCTTCTTAAAGGTGGTGAGATACATGTACACCTCATTAATATTCACGAACGCAAGTTGACACAAACTCATATTCACAGGGACAACCTACAGAAAATAGGCACACATATATGCTGTACATACAGACAGTAACTCATCTCATGTCACATAGCTGTTCTACTGCTGCAGTTCAGGATAAAGTCACTTGATTAAAAGCATCTTAATGATGCTGAAAGTAGTAAGAGGGAGAAGTGCCTGTTTGTCCGCATCACAGTTTGCCAGGGATTTTACCAAGAGACTCTTATTTTGGAAAACGGAGGACTCAACTGCAACAGCAGGGGTCACTTGTAATTCAGAATAAACCCTCTTCTGTCCAAGTTGACCATAGAGTGAGAGGGTTAATGTGCTTACATGATTTTTTGGGTTAGAACATCTGTTGAGAAGAAAGAATCTTGACCATAAACTAAGAACCAGAtccacaaaaacagaaaaagtttgTCACAGTGGTCACTTAGTGGTCACAGTATAGGGCTGTGTGATAAGATTGAAGTCAATGTTACACtttcaaaatcacaaaataatattcaactgattttcagttgttaCAGTGTTGGGTCccacaagaaaaaaagtttcacaCTTGTTATACAAAAATGTCAATACTATTACTTGCAACTTCAGTTTGCAGGGATTTATATATGTTCTAGATCAgtcattttatctgtttttaaaaaatgttttattcactcATAAAAGCTTGTGGGGCAGGCATGCGCTTTTCAGCAAAGGTTTGCACTTTGTAACACCTTCACACTTAAACCACAACAGCTACAGTTTCAAACTTAGGCAGTGAGAGCTATTAGAAATCATAGCATCATTTAAGGGTTCTGCATGATGactttattaattaattctTTGCCTTCTTTTGCATCTTTCTATTTAAGATATCTGTGGCAATAACTACAtatatgtaatttaaaaaaacaaacaaactgaaaggtCAACGTAAATTAAATTACATGTAAGTTTACTTTAGGTTATTTCAAGTTAATTTGTTCCACAGTGGTCCACATTTGCTCTGTTTACTCATCACATCATGttttgtaaaacttttttccatAACACCCAACAGCCTCAGAGGAGCTGCCACCCAGCAGCCCTACTCTGATCTGTTGGAGTGGAACAAAGTTTAATCAGAGTCCAAGTCCCTCCCTCCACCGTTCTTTCCACTGACCTTACCCACCTGATCCCAGTGACCTGAACGCAACAAAGACAGTGGTGATCTGTTGCTGAACTCACCCCTGTGCTCCCTCACCGCTACAGGCCAAACAAGATCAACTGACCAGTAATCAGTTCCCAAATGTAGACCTGTGAATTTTTGTGTGAGCTGAATGACTTGCTCTGACAAATGTTTAGACATCACACAGCAGTTACTAGTTCTTTATTTATATCCAAACTTctatattacattaaaaaaacttaaatctgtcagtcagtcagaagaTATCCTGTAATATTAACACTGAGTAACAGCGATCTGTCTTGAGTCATAATATCtttgtcagtcagtctgtggtAACAGGGGACTTAGAGCATGACTGCCACGTGCCAGGGGTCATATTTGTGCCAAAGTCTCATTACGACACAGTcttttagacacacacacatacacacagtgttaGTCCCTCACGTGGGTTTGAGGTAGTTATAGAGGGCGCTAAGTCCTCCTTGCAGCACCTCCTGAATGGGCTTGAGGAGGGGATTGTGGATAATATGAAGTCCTTTATCCAGCGGGTGGCATGCCAACCTCCTGAGCCTGCTCAGTAAATACATTTCTACTGGTACACTTTGTAGGTCATTGAAGTCAACATTGAGGAGTTCTAAAGActcaagaaaacacagagtctTGGGCAGGGTGTGGATACTGTTTCCCTCCACGATGAGGATCTTCAGGTTAACCAAGTCCTGGATCTGGTCCGCAATCGTCTCCAGACGGTTGCAGGCCAGGTGGAGGAAGACCAGACCCTTCATGCTGTAGACACAGGTGGGGATGTGAGAGATGCGGTTGTGGCTAAGGTTGAGTTTAGTCAGATTGTGCATGGCTGCCAAGCTGCCAGGGAGGCCTGTGATCTGGTTGTTAGCCAGACTGAGCACCTCCAGACAGGTGCAGGAGCCCAGCTCCTCAGGAACTTCACTCAGGCGGTTGCGACAAGCAAAGAGCACGCGCAGCTTCTTCAGGAGACCAATCTCTGGTGGGAGTCTAGACAGGTTGTTGCCCCACAGGTTGAGGATCACCAGATTGTCCAGAGCACTGAGGGCAGGAGGCAGAGAGCACAGGCAGTTCATGGACAAGTTTAGCTTCTGAAGCTCTCTGAGTTCCCACAGCTCAGCTGGGGTCTCATCAAGCCCCCGCATGGCTAGACTCAGGGTGCTGTAACCAAAGTGCACCGTAGCGTGTCTACGGATCCTCTCAGCAGCCGAGGATAGGCTGGGCTGGTCGTCTCTAAAAACACTCTTCCTCCGTTGACTCATATTCACCTCATTCAGCTCCTTGTTGGAAAAACTGCGAGATTGCTTCCCACCCATCGTCCTCACAGTGACGTTGATTCTATCGTCTATAACAAGGCGATTAGCTGATTCACCTCCACTTGGAGCATTGAGAGGATTGCTAAGGATAATGGCTGCTCATTGATCTCCAGGGTCCTTGAACAAGTCACACAGAACATGATCAGCTCCAGTGGCACTGTGGTGTCTGGTTGTTGTAGAACTCCTGGTGTTTGGCAGCAGTTACATTGAATCCTGGCTTGGTTTTTCCGAGTTAAGTTGCAGGCTGCTGTAACTGAGCAGCAGTTGGTCTCCTAGACCAAGTGCCTGTCTTACTGGATTTCATTCCCCAGCTGGTCCTGTCACTTTTCAAGTCCACAGATAGCACTATGCTCCCCACCCACTACAGGAGGGCAGGACTGGGGATaggatgctgtgtgtgttcaatCAGTTGAGGTCACTGCCATGATCTCATAGCctaacacacagaaatacaccgGTGCTCACAAACTCTGTCACACATGGTACATAACCATGTTTATTTAGTTACCTACAGCTGCTATCTTTTGTATTATagtttgcatttaaaatgattcacaTATTTAACATACCTTTTCTGGCCAACCATAATCTCTTCTCACTTTTTTGTCACGTCGGCCCGTGTGCCTTTGTGCATGTTCCCCTTGTCTCAACTTAAATATGGCACTAAGCTGAgagctgtgaaaacactgaatcatCTCTCAAAAAAGTAACAGTTCTTAGAGGAATTAGTAGAACCTTATGCACAGACATGTGCCAGTTTAATCTCAAGTGCAAAAGGACATGGAACATTCCGGCATGTTCCTAGAAAACTCTTCTGCTATTCAAAATCTCATTCATGTGGCCCCGAGGGGTGAAGCTCTCTTTGTGTGAAAGAATACACTGTagtgcatttacattttagacTGTCTTTCCCCCGAGCAACATACACACTGAGGTAAAAAGTTCTTCATGCTTCTCGCCTAAAGAGTTCTTTAAGTAGAGTAGCGTAAAAAAGCTATTTGTTCCACTTCCTttcaaaatcaaaagaaaaaaaatctaatatttacTTATATTTATTACCATTTATCTCCTATCTAAAAGTTGTACCTGCATGTTTATTACACATTGTAATGTAGTATAAgaacattttaactttttatctacataaaatgttaatatacattattttaacaATTACAATTTCTCCTATGAAGATGTATTTAATATAAtcatattattttgtcattaattaTATGTTCACATAGAAACATATAGCTATGGATCCTTGACAGGAGGAGTTTAAGAGTTAAAAGTACCTTATATCTGCTTaaaactacattatagtgtgttataaaccacatatgatatatatatatatatatatatataaatgtagaATAATAGGGATTAAAATAAAGCGTGATCTCGTTCTTGAAGATTTGTATAACAACATGTAAGTAAAACTGTTATTTTGTGGTGTTTATTTTATGGCAGTCATGTTAATTTAATGGCGTCAGTCATTTTCCATGAGGTGTCACTCTAATGATTAAAGGGGTTTGTGCAACAGGAGAGGTCTACATTCATGAGCCGCAAACACATTATAAAAACGTTAGGGGTGTAAATGGGTCCTTGGACTTGATCCACTTTCCTCGACAGCCTTACAGAGTCTGACTAGGACTTAGAGTGGCCTTAGTCATCATTCTTCTCCCAGTCCAGTAATCAAAGTACTTGGATGACAGTTAGCAGCAATATCCAACTCTGGGGACTTGGTGGCTCTGCTCTGAGCACGGCTACATCAGCACTTATGAATGACAGGTTGAATCATGTGTTTGCTGAATTGGACACTGGAGATAGGGCTATTGGGCTGCTTTGCCCAGTGCTGCATGTCTCATCTGGACATTTTTTAGTGAATGTTAATACCTTCATACCACAGGAACTGTGCAGAATTAGGTTTCTGGCTGACTGGTACATTTCTTGTACGTGTGCTCACAGCAAAACATTTCATCACAGAGTCTTTATACAGCCCTCAGTTTTAGGAGGAGATGTGCTACTGAtcttgtgtatatgtgtgctaCAGCTAATTTCACAAACAGCATGATTGCTATATCCTGCCATCCTCTATTTACATGAAAAATGACACCTCAGCTGTAACCGTCAGAGCATTCCCCCCATATGCAAACAGATCCCCGGAGTGGCAACACGAGGCTGGGAACACATGCTGTCAAATATGCAGAAAAACCTTGGCTTCATATGCATATCCCTCATTATGGGTTAACTGTAGCATTGCAATACCTGGATAAAGCTGAGATGGGTGGAcagatggaggggaggagggtgggatAGAAGCTAGATAGGTAGGTGGATGAATGGACAGGGGGAATAATGCTCGTTTCTGTGACAGAGGGATGTCATCATGACATACCTCCCCATAACACACCATCGTCTAacacttcatcatcatcttgtGAGGCATGAATCTTCATTAAATGCTCCTTTTCTTATCCtgtgcatgttttgtttctAGGCGAATCCTCCTTTCTATCAGAGGAACAGATGTGTGGAAACAGCTTGAGATTTAAATTACAAGAAAATGGGATTTACCATTCCTCTTGCATTCGCACAACACCTTAATACAGAGTCCCATTAGCACCAAATGAGGATGAGTTATTTACTCTGAGAACAGTTACACCCTCCAGTCCTCAGGGTGACAAAAATGATCTCATTTGAGAAAGCTCATCTGGTTATGTGGCACAATAATGACTCTGGATGAGCTACCTTTAGAGACTCAAGTTCAAGATATGTACCATTATTACTTGTTCATTACTGTGGAGGCTTCCAGCGATGACAGATGATATATGGCCTTGCTGCCTCAGAATCTGCCGCAGGTGTCTCTGT
The DNA window shown above is from Lates calcarifer isolate ASB-BC8 linkage group LG4, TLL_Latcal_v3, whole genome shotgun sequence and carries:
- the LOC108884134 gene encoding leucine-rich repeat-containing protein 30 translates to MGGKQSRSFSNKELNEVNMSQRRKSVFRDDQPSLSSAAERIRRHATVHFGYSTLSLAMRGLDETPAELWELRELQKLNLSMNCLCSLPPALSALDNLVILNLWGNNLSRLPPEIGLLKKLRVLFACRNRLSEVPEELGSCTCLEVLSLANNQITGLPGSLAAMHNLTKLNLSHNRISHIPTCVYSMKGLVFLHLACNRLETIADQIQDLVNLKILIVEGNSIHTLPKTLCFLESLELLNVDFNDLQSVPVEMYLLSRLRRLACHPLDKGLHIIHNPLLKPIQEVLQGGLSALYNYLKPT